Within Primulina tabacum isolate GXHZ01 chromosome 5, ASM2559414v2, whole genome shotgun sequence, the genomic segment tctcggtgttccatgccggtaaccggctctgataccattctgtcacgccccgagcccgggcccgcggttgcgtgactgcacaatgggcccctatggcaactacttcgtattcgtcctcgctttacgaaaatgattaatccaagttgctatagaagtccattgtaagccattataaattcattttaaatctttatttttcaGATGTGATACAAGGGTATCACACCTGGTCTGCACCTGCATGACTGCACAATAGACCTCTATAGctactacttcgtattcgtcctcgttttttacgaaaatgattaacctaAGTTGAtgtagaagtccattgtaagtccattataaacttattttaaatctttactTTTTAAAATGTGGGATAAAAGGTATCACAATCACATTCCTTCAGAATGCGACGTCCTCGTCGCGGCCTGACCTCTCGATCCACCAGCAACGAGTATCTTGAGGTGgctcctacaggttcaagaggtggcttccgtcatgtagcactttgccccgcaggtTCAAGGGTGGTTCTCATGTATGTAGCACTTTGCCCTGCATAACACTTATTTCTCGGTGTTCCTTGCTGGTGACTGGCTCTATCCCGCCCGAACTCGGACCCACGCCTGTGTGAGTGCACAATTGgtccctatagcaactacttcgtatccGTCCTCGctttttacgaaaatgatttaCCTAAGTTGTTATAGAAGTTCATTCTAAAcatattataaactcattttaaatttttaatttttaaaatttggaacAACAGGTATCACAGACGAGTtcgtttaaaatattattttctgaCAAACAAAATAGGACATAAATCATAGTAGTTTATTTCAAATCTAGTATTAATCAGCCAGGAATTTGAGAAATTTTATAAAAGCAAAGTTGtagaaaaacataaaatacacaTGCTGGAAAAATATGGGTCGCGTGGCAGCCGGACGCTAGCCACACACCACCATGATCAGCGCGTGAATTACACGCATTAGtgaaatacaaaattttaaatttccaaAGCTTTTTCCATACTATTCTAAGCTACTGTCGAAATTTCGTAAAGTTTGGATGAATATTGCATTTTCTTGAAGATATAATACcaaaatttcaataatttcaaaAGAACGAGCACTATCTTCATACATCCATCAAGATGGTTCATATACTTGCTGGAATATTTATATCTGTTTGTAACATGGACCATAACGGTACTCCATGTGATGGTTCTGTCGATGCTACCTATAGGGCGGTGCCCACCACAAGATCTGGGCcgttgattttaaaaaatttgatggaCCCCGCATATGAATTGGTGAACCCCGCATATATGTGGTTAAATTTGGGCCTTTAATCTTTTCATGGGGGCAATACCCCATGAGGTAGGGTGAAATATTCCCCGTGTGATCAATACCTAAGGGAATAAATATTTGGACACGATTCAAAGGTAAGACCACAATTGTCGGTAGTGAAGAACCAAAACTACTGGTCTAGATTTTGAACCCAGCAGGACACAAGTTTAGTAGCATCAATAATCACCAGTATCCGCATATAAGAACCCAAACACGGAACACCGTCCATGTTCATCCGCCTCACACTGACTGCTACCCCACTATTATATCGCGCGCAAGAAGCATACCAATGTCAGAGATCATACCTTCTAGTGGCTTGTTGAATACCCGGATCCAAACATGTATATGTATGGAAAGTACCAACGTCACCCATATGAAATCTCTCCAACTTAGTGGAGCTCGGTTGTAGGACCAAGGTTCCATAGCCAGAATTCGTTCCACATCCTCTGCATTGGAAATGGGATTCCTGATCATAAGGCGCCACATTATTTTGACTGtcacatttaattttttttttttttttaatcaacgTCTTTCCAACAAGGCCCATAGGTGAGCTGCCTTTCTTTCCCAACCAACTTAGTATTTATAGAAATAATTTCCCCTTCGTCAGCAGCAGTGATTGAGAGAGAGTTCCATTGGCCAAGAAGACAATCCATGGTCATAGACTCATAGTCAACGTGCCGGAGAAACCCATCATCAAAGAGTAAGAGACACGATAAGATATCGTGAGGATAGTAAAATACGCTACTTCCAAATCAGGAAAGTTTCACAATTTTCATCTGATATGAAAATAGTTGGCATTTATGCGGGTTGCCACCATATACATGCAAATAAAATAAGATCTCCATTGTCCTCAAAATCGTAGAGCAGAAACATATTAATTGCATGCAAtcgaataaataaataaataacatctcAAAATATTTATACCTTTACAATGTCATCCTGTGATACATCAGCTCACTACAGAATCACTTCTGATTTAATGAagaaatatacatatattatcaggTTAAAAATTTCCAATctctaaaaaataattatgaaaGTTACGGCACAAAATGTGGTCACACTTTTATCTACAAGATTGAAAATAAACGAAGAattcttgaaataaaattaaggGCGGAAGATTAACTTTTAACATTATATCTTCCAAGCTCAAACCAAGAGTTCTCCATAACTCAATGGCTTTCACTGCAGATTtcaccaaaatatattttgcaaGGTAGGTTCAAGAAAGTGACTCGTGTTCCTCGAGACTAAACTCCTTCCGCAATTTACATGAAAAGAGCCGACAAGCATCCATGCTAAGGTCTATGGCTGCTGCAAGAGCCACAAACAAGGCCGCATCGGCCATACATGTAACGTGCTGCACACCGACTTGAACCATTGGTTTACTGCATTTTCCCTCGCCTTCAACACTTGACCCCATCACGAATCCACGCGTTGGCAGTAACAAGCTCAATCCCGATTCTTTTCTCGTGTTATCAATGCAAAATTCCCCACCATTTTTCACACACATAGTACCTGTTGGAAGTTTAACTTGAAATCAGTATAAATATCAAGGTTCAAATAACTTATTTAAACATTTGATGTTCCTAAGTTCATATACAAAGTTAGCATTAACAATTATAGGTTCAAAATGACATTTTCATGTAAAATGTACATGCAGCAGTCTTGACTCTTGTGCCGATCAAATTTGACAAAACAGTACCCTCAGCGATAGGGACTGCACTAGTTAAGCCATTGTCGCTTGCGAGCTGGAATTTATAACCCAAACCATCGACTGGTCCTCTCTCGCGCCAAGCCTCGAGACGACCCCATGGCTTCCAGCTGCTAATCGAGACTCCTTCCGGTCTGAGGATGAGCCAAGCACCAGGATTAGAACGAGAAACACGATCAGAGCCGGGGGACGACGGTACAAAGGGAGTGATCATAGAGGCTGCTGCAACAGCCGAGCCGGATAAATCGTAGATGATTATCATCCATCCTTTCCGCTCCCGGCCCTGCTTGTCCCTGTCTCCCGAAAACGTTTTCATCCATCCTCTGTTGTTCATGTTAAAATCTGAAGGAAGGGATCTGGCACTGATGAAGGAAACTTTGTAAATtcataaaacatataattttaTATCATAGGGTTACAACATAATAAAATTAAGTTTGGTTGAGCAAAAAGTTAAGctaaaaaaaacaaatcttTGCACATGCAAAGAGAATCAATGGTGGTTGTCTGGTTGACATCACAACTACCTAAAGCGAAGGATCCTCTGCTTgacaaaaaacaaaataaatcaaACTGAGCATTTGCAAGATAATTAATTACTATTTAAAGCAAAGACGAAATGGGAAATATACTTCTTTGCCTTGTGAATGGCAACATAAATTATtcaagaaatttcaaaattttaggcACACCTAAACAATGACAGAAAAATTATAAGGTTCGTCCAGTAAATTGGTCTGGTTTCACTTTTAATTTCGTTTTACTACAAAAACTTTGCCTCATTTTTGTCTAAACCAGACATATAAGCAATGAGAGAAGTCACGCCACCAAAATCCAAAACTACGTTAACATTGCGACAAAAACAATTAAAGCGAAAACCAAAGaccaaaacaaaattttatgtgGCGAAATTTATAATTTTCCAGAAAATGATAGACTAAaaggaaaatatgaaaaaaattaaaaaaaatgtatatatagTCCAATCAAAACCAGCGAATTCCAGGGAAGAATGATAGAGAAAGGGTGCCTGGCGGGTCCTATGCTATGCAACAAACAAAGCGAACTCCGTCAGCGCCTGGTCCACGTTAGTACATGATACACAAAATTGGCTAAAAATGCGCTGGATTTTGCATGACTCACCGTGACCTGTTATTCCGGTCGGCGCTGAACTTGCAGCTGAAAACCGGCTGCCTTATATTTCCCTGGATCTGAAAAACAACCGGGCTGCACTCCGGCTCACCCCCGAACTGGAACACGAACCGGGGATCCGGTTCAGACCGGACAGTCACATGCAGCCTCGCCACCGGATCCCCCCCGCCGCCGCCTCCGATCTTCATCCACCCATTCTGATAAACACAGTTTCTCGTCTCCGCAGTGCCAAGGTTCACACACACCTTAACGGACCCTAGCAGCTTCCCACCGGGGACCCCACAGGTGCGCCCCATTCGCCCGGTGAAAACCGAGATTTTGACGTAAACGGGTTTGCATGAGAGGCGGCGGAGTGCGTCGGTGTCGAGGTGGAAGCCGACAGAAGAGGATGAGATTAATTCAGTTGAATTGGCGGCAGCGGGCCGGGAACCGCCGCAGAGCGGGAGGAGGGCTGTCTGCGAAGGGAAGTTCTTGATTTTAAGCTTCGCGTAGCATGGAGTGGCCGAAGGGTGAACTTCCGATCCGGCGGGTCTGGTGGCGGAAGGAAGATTAAGAGCTAGAGATTCAACGATCAAACGAACAAACGGGCATGGATCCATTTTTATGTACGCAGCAATTTTTAGTTGGTGAATACAAATAAGGAAAGAGGGAAGAGAAGTTAAGAAGAGTGAGCTTTCGGAAAATTCTAGGAGTGAATGTGTAATGAATGGATGTGGGCGTAGAGCTTTGTGAGCTGTTTCTTGTGTTTGTCTGCAAACtgtatttcttttatttttcggGTGGGTTGGGCTTTGGGAGGAAGACTTCGTCAATCTCTCGCAACGATATAATAAAATGTCAATTTATCGGCAACTAAAATTGGatcttaaaaaatattactctcttacgatattattattattagatgATTTATCAAAGAAAGATTTTCGgttaaaatagatatttcaatatattaATAATGTATATTTGTATTCTGCTGCGATTGTACACTAGAGATATGTATATgcatagtgtgtgtgtgtgtatatatattatgcCAGTGGTTAAAAAAAGTTCACTcaagtatatatatttataacaaTTTTGTTGTGTAGTTGTATAATTATGTTccgaaaattgtaattttttattgATCTTATTTCTAATTTGAACTTCTATAATGTCAAATTTCAGTTTCATGTCGTCGCCAAATCAGCAAAGCATCGACGCATACAATGACAAATATATATAACCAATATTGCAATTTCTTGTTTATTGTTTCCTTTTCTTTGATTAAAAAAGTataataaatctcaaattttcttaaaatcttttTAACAAATTTGTTGTACCTATTGAACTAATTAATTACGAGATTCACTtaataaacaaacaaaaaaaaaaaaaaaaaagtggatataatttaatgttttttatttataaagtGGATGTCACTTTCCAAATTACATTATGCTAGCATGCATGATTAAGTATAGCATGTGTCAAATGATGAACCTCTCCAATTGCATTTcacatatttggagtcaatgATCGCCAATCGAAAATTATAATCgggataataataataataataataataattattattattattattattactattattattattatattcatATCAGATGTCACATgtgataataattaaaaatagatTCTAAATTATTCATGCTTAGTTGTGTATAAtgataaataatcatgcaatccaGTACGTTAATTATCATGAATAATAGTCAATAACTGTTTGTACATGTGCCTGGTCAATAGTAACATATACGGGAATAACAATCTTGAGATTAGATTAGATTTTGATTGTCGATTGGTATTCTCCATGAAATATTCACAAGTCATTGGGGAAAGTCATtgctaataatttttttttcaacattTTCGACAATTTTGATTGGCATTATCGTCGTCcgttgttaaaaattaaaagcaACTATATTTTCAGAAAGCTCTTGACGTATGCTAGTTTTGCTATCATATTAAAGTGTTTCTCAAAACTTTACGATGAAAACACTAATACTTTGACCAACGATATCTCCGTCGACGTTGGCCAAAATTTCAAACTGAGTCCGGATTTGAAAACCCTACTATGAGACctatattttcatattaatttTGTGAAGTTTTGGCACAACCAAAAAATTGAGTGTCACTAGTTTTGTTCGGTTTCTGACCGGTTACCGCAACTTCCATCGTCGATCTTCTGTGTTTTAAAGACTTTGCCTCTACTTTGGAGTAATTTAGGTTCTATTTTCAGTTTTAATTGGGTTTATTCTTCCAGAATCGCTGCAGGCCTTATGTAACACATGCCCGGCTCTGAATTCACAACATGGATAACTACTCTAGCATTAGATAacgaataatttatttaattaatccagaaaaaaaaaaaacttagttCTCATTTTATTTTTTCCCAACTATCGAAGGTgccaaatattattaatttatgagCAAAAAAAATCTTTATCAATTTATAtgctttaaaaatttattaattgatttatcatgAGAAAATGGCGAAATGTATGACGAGAAAGTGCTGAAAAAACGAGGCCCACCTGAGGGCCCGAACAGCTAGATTTGGTTGTCACCATATTATCGATATGCatgtatataaattaatttccaggttggaatttaatttattcaagCTCTGAATTATGTTTAAAAAAACCAATTATCCTATTTTTTCCTTGTAGATATTTACTACATTTAATTAACGTATGACTCCGACATATCAACGTCGGCCACACCCTGAATTcgagttgagtttattaaaacATTCAAAAATAGATTCATATATTTCTTATTTTAGCCTCGAATATCTGTAGTGCCCAATAATTCATAAAAGTATTGTTTCTATAATTTTAAAACACAAACTCAAATATCATAATCGTACATTGTGAAATAGTTTGTTTAATCTTCGTATTTTTTTATTaccatgacatgatattttttcaAGACTACATGTAGTGTGTCTAAATAAGAGCTGTTTCAGTccttaaatattaaattagtcATTAATGGGTAAATTAATAgaaaattttagtattttgatTATCGTTACTTTTTTCTGATGAgattttttcatgaaaaatactAGATATGTAGAATGAAACAAATAAGTTTTTTCCTCCGACGACGGGTGAAAACACGACCAACCCAATTTTCTGCCCGAAATTCATCTGGAAAAAGATTCAACAATTTACTTGGGCAAAAATGATTACTACTCAGTCGATTGATTTTAACTAAGAGCCAACAAGAATAATGCAAAACTCTGATTTATTAGTTTCTgtccaattttaatttaaattattaatcaaGACACTTTTCCAAATGTTGCTTGACTTTGTTAATTGGAGTTGTTAGCATGGTAATTATGAGTTAGTTTGCTCGCCACTTTTTTGATAATGCACTTTTCTCCTGACAACCTTTTTCCCATTTCTTAAAGTTACTTGTCATTTTGAatgcaaattaaaaaaaatgtaggGGTTGTTTCAGTTTACCCCTCCAATTCTCATATAATTGGATATTTGACCCCATATTATTGTTGCAATTTAATAAAGAAAGTTTATTCAAATTCATTACTTTTTGTGTTGGCTTGTTGACCAACTAATGCAAGAATTTATACTTTCATTCTTGTGGGaacccggatgctaattcatcttcttaatcattattaggatcaaatgtaacaattaaataaattgggtcataaattttttttaaaaaaaaatacatgagtgcgcaacatatgaaataaatcttatttcatttacaatgATCAACATCAAGATCAAAAGTACAAATCTGGTA encodes:
- the LOC142546112 gene encoding uncharacterized protein LOC142546112 isoform X2, which encodes MDPCPFVRLIVESLALNLPSATRPAGSEVHPSATPCYAKLKIKNFPSQTALLPLCGGSRPAAANSTELISSSSVGFHLDTDALRRLSCKPVYVKISVFTGRMGRTCGVPGGKLLGSVKVCVNLGTAETRNCVYQNGWMKIGGGGGGDPVARLHVTVRSEPDPRFVFQFGGEPECSPVVFQIQGNIRQPVFSCKFSADRNNRSRSLPSDFNMNNRGWMKTFSGDRDKQGRERKGWMIIIYDLSGSAVAAASMITPFVPSSPGSDRVSRSNPGAWLILRPEGVSISSWKPWGRLEAWRERGPVDGLGYKFQLASDNGLTSAVPIAEGTMCVKNGGEFCIDNTRKESGLSLLLPTRGFVMGSSVEGEGKCSKPMVQVGVQHVTCMADAALFVALAAAIDLSMDACRLFSCKLRKEFSLEEHESLS
- the LOC142546112 gene encoding uncharacterized protein LOC142546112 isoform X1, yielding MDPCPFVRLIVESLALNLPSATRPAGSEVHPSATPCYAKLKIKNFPSQTALLPLCGGSRPAAANSTELISSSSVGFHLDTDALRRLSCKPVYVKISVFTGRMGRTCGVPGGKLLGSVKVCVNLGTAETRNCVYQNGWMKIGGGGGGDPVARLHVTVRSEPDPRFVFQFGGEPECSPVVFQIQGNIRQPVFSCKFSADRNNRSRARSLPSDFNMNNRGWMKTFSGDRDKQGRERKGWMIIIYDLSGSAVAAASMITPFVPSSPGSDRVSRSNPGAWLILRPEGVSISSWKPWGRLEAWRERGPVDGLGYKFQLASDNGLTSAVPIAEGTMCVKNGGEFCIDNTRKESGLSLLLPTRGFVMGSSVEGEGKCSKPMVQVGVQHVTCMADAALFVALAAAIDLSMDACRLFSCKLRKEFSLEEHESLS